AGATCGGGGGAACTTGCAAGGATGTGGTCCAGTGCTTGACCCGGGTCTTCCGCCTCTCCGCAGACAAGGATTCCTTCCTGCTCCAGAAGGAGGCGGAGGCCCTGGCGAACGACGGGATGGTCATCCACGAGAAAGATTCGGATGGGACGGTCCGGCTCCCTGATCATGGGGTTTCCTCCGGTTTTGATAATTTCTCCGGGAGGGGAGTGCTACAGAGTACCGTGGTTCCGCGGTCTGGAACCGTATGGATAGAGAGAGAGCCTCCCAGTAATCCGGCTCGATGGTGCATGATCCGAATTCCCATGCCGTCCATGGTTCTGCCGTCGGTCATACCGGTGCCATCATCCGAGATGGCTAGCTGTAGACTGTCGCTGTCTTTCCTAACTTCAATGGTGACATGGTGCGGCCTGGCGTGCTTCAGGGCGTTGTTCACCGCTTCCTGGGCCAGGAGAAACAGTTGCGTGGCCGCGTTTTTATCCCCGGGACGGATGTCACCCTCATGGTGCAGGATGCATTCGATGGTTCCGGACATGGATGCCTGGGTGGCCAGGTTGCCCAGGGCTGTAATAAATGAATCCGGCTCAAGCTCTTCCTGGCTTAATCCGTGCGCAAGATCATGTATTTCACCAACAGATTCATTCAGGATTTCAGTAATCGCCTGAACGTGGGGAATGACTTCGTTTCCCTGCGGATAGGCCTGAAGCTTGTTTTCAACCACTTTGCATCGCAGCAGAGCAGCTGTGATCTGCTGGCAGGGGCCATCGTGAAGCTGATGACCAACGTTTACCCTTGTTCGCTCCCCGGCGTTGAAGAGAAGGTGTTCAAGACGCCCCCTCTCCTGTGCGGCCTCCCGTTCTGCGGAGATCGTGCTTCTCAGGAAATGGATCAGACTGTCCATGAGAATCAAAAGTGTGACCAGGGAAAAGGCCAGCATGATCCCCTGAAAGAATAAAAAATTTACGGCAGAAATGGTATTTGTCGTTTTCGGGATGAGACTACTTCCTGTCATTGCAGTCAACGTATAGATGGATAAGCTGATTGCCGAGGCGATCCATCCGGATCTTCTTCCGACGAGAATCAGGGCATACATCGGCATGACAAGGAAAAAGATGCGGCCCACACCCTGAAATCCTGTGGAGGAAAAGATGGTTGCCGCCGCCCCGAATCCAGCCGCAAGAACCAGCCAGACGCGGAACTCATGGGGTAACCGTTTAAAGAGGAATACTCCAACCAGGATCCCATACATGGCCAGGACAAGAAGACGCTGTTTTAGCGGGGCAATCTGAGGATGATATGAAAATACCATGAAGAGGCGGACGGCTCCCGTGATTAACATGGCCCACAATAACCAGCGAAAGGCAATTTGCTGCCAGGCACGAATACCGGCTTCAACTTCAATCCCTGTTTTTGATGGTTTGTGTGCCGGGAAGGTTTCCTTCTTCAGGATCTCAGATTTTCCAATTGGAGGGCTGTTCCCGCTGGGTCGCCCAGCCATGTGAGTGATCTTCACATGAAAATCATAACATTATCAAAAAAAGAAAATCCTGATCACTCACTCTGAAGATATTGAAATCCTGTCGAATCCGATACACTTTTTGACATTGTTAATTGAAAAAACCTACTGAAAGGAGGCTTTATAAAAATCACTCGAGTGATCCACCTGCAAATCTTGCCACACTACCGTACTCTGACTGGATGCGATCCTCAAGCGCCCTGTTCCTGTGGCCGTATCCGCCGGATGAGAGAGCCTGTCCAGCTCTGAAGGTCTTCGAAGAGAGAGTAGAGGATCGGTACATAGACCATCGTAAGGAAGGTCGAGACCATGAGACCGCCGATTGCGACGATCGCCAGAGGTGACAGGCGCTCAAGACCGATGGCCCACTCCATGGCGATGGGAATCATGCCTACCGACGTGCCGACTGCAGTCATCAGGATCGGCCGCGTACGTACGCGAACGGAGCCGATGAGGGCGTCGACGCTGGTTTCCCCTCTTTCTCTGGCGGCGGCGATGAAATCAATGAGCAGAATCGAATTCTTCACCACGATGCCCGCGAGCAGGATCATTCCCATCATCGACGGCATGCAGCCGTGTTTGCCGGCGATGAGCATGCCCCACGAGGCGCCGATAAGGGCGAGCGGAATGGCCGACATGATGGTCAGGGGGTGAATCCACGATTTGAAGGCAGGCACGAGCGAGAAATAGAGCAGAATAAGGCCGAGCACCAGCGCCTTTCCGAGGCGGGCAAAGCTCTCGTTCATCTGCTTGATCTCGCCCTCATGGCTGATCCGGTATCCGGACGGCAGATTGAGTCCGGTGAGCGCGGTTTCAACATCCTCCTGAAGGTGAGAAATTGGCTGGCGCGACCGGTAGGCCTGAATATCCAGCGTGCGCTGAAGCCCCTGTCGCGTGATCACCGAAGCCACCGGCCTGTGCTCGAATCGGCCGAGCTGGACAAGCGGTATCCGCCCCACAGGCGTTGACACCGGGTAAGTTTCCAGTTCGGTCACGTCCTGCCGCTGTTCCCTGGGCAGTTGGACCCAGATGGCCAGGCCGTCCTGATTGGGCACGCGGAAAGTGGAGCTCGGCATCCCGCGCACCGCCCCGGCAACCTGGCCGAGAACGGAGGTTGGCGAAACCTGGTAGAGGGCGAGCTTCTCGGGATCGGCGATAAACGTGATCTCTTCGGAGTCCATTGTCCATGAGCGGGTCACCGAAGTGGCACCGCGCAGATGGGCGCGAAGCCTGGCCTCGACATCTTTCCCGATGGCGTCGAGGGTCTTAAGATCCGGCCCCGAGACCATGACGTCCACCGAGGCCCGAATGGTCGACAATGGGGTGGCGCCGAAGTCGAAAACATCGACGCTCCTGAGCCCCGGGATTTCCTGGAAACGCGTGTGGAGGTCCTTTTCGATGTCCCAGATGGATGCCGATCTCTGGAATCGGTCGGTCAGGTGAACCGTGATGTTTCCCTGCTGCGGCAGACGCCCGGCGCCGAAGGAGATGACGGCAGGTTCGGATCCGATTAACGAGGACACGGAGTTTACCTCCGGGCGCGAGAAGATGATCTCCTCCATCCGCGACATCACACGCTCGGTCTGCTCAAGCGAGGTGTTAGAGTCTGCCTCG
This Thermoanaerobaculia bacterium DNA region includes the following protein-coding sequences:
- a CDS encoding ATP-binding protein — translated: MKITHMAGRPSGNSPPIGKSEILKKETFPAHKPSKTGIEVEAGIRAWQQIAFRWLLWAMLITGAVRLFMVFSYHPQIAPLKQRLLVLAMYGILVGVFLFKRLPHEFRVWLVLAAGFGAAATIFSSTGFQGVGRIFFLVMPMYALILVGRRSGWIASAISLSIYTLTAMTGSSLIPKTTNTISAVNFLFFQGIMLAFSLVTLLILMDSLIHFLRSTISAEREAAQERGRLEHLLFNAGERTRVNVGHQLHDGPCQQITAALLRCKVVENKLQAYPQGNEVIPHVQAITEILNESVGEIHDLAHGLSQEELEPDSFITALGNLATQASMSGTIECILHHEGDIRPGDKNAATQLFLLAQEAVNNALKHARPHHVTIEVRKDSDSLQLAISDDGTGMTDGRTMDGMGIRIMHHRAGLLGGSLSIHTVPDRGTTVLCSTPLPEKLSKPEETP